The following proteins are co-located in the Roseovarius arcticus genome:
- a CDS encoding NADPH:quinone oxidoreductase family protein — MRAFRVISHDVAPTIETLPLPQPGPGQMRVRVHACGLNFADLLMISGRYQDTPALPFTLGMEVSGVVDALGDGVSGPAPGTRVSVYGGQGGLADYACFDAARAVVLPDAMTHEAAAAFQIAYGTSHLALAHRARLQPGETLLVLGAAGGVGAAAVEIGHAMGARVIACASGAAKLEAARAAGADHLIDAETDDIRAACKAFGGVDVVYDPVGGDQFKAAFRACRPEARILSIGFASGDVPQIPANHLLVKNLTVMGLYWGGYMSFAPDILTASLATLLEWTAAGRIAPRAHHSYPLDRAMEGLEMLRTRRSTGKIVVTMQ, encoded by the coding sequence ATTCGCGCCTTTCGGGTCATATCGCATGATGTGGCCCCCACGATTGAGACATTACCGTTACCGCAACCTGGCCCCGGCCAGATGCGGGTGCGCGTACATGCCTGTGGCCTAAACTTCGCTGATCTGCTGATGATCTCGGGCCGCTACCAAGATACTCCCGCCCTGCCCTTTACCCTCGGGATGGAAGTATCGGGCGTTGTTGATGCGCTGGGGGATGGCGTCAGTGGCCCCGCGCCCGGTACGCGGGTTTCGGTCTATGGCGGGCAAGGCGGGCTGGCTGACTATGCTTGTTTCGATGCAGCGCGCGCTGTGGTTCTGCCGGACGCAATGACGCACGAGGCCGCCGCCGCTTTTCAGATCGCATACGGCACATCGCATCTGGCGCTGGCACACCGTGCCCGGCTACAGCCCGGCGAGACGCTGCTAGTGTTGGGCGCGGCAGGCGGCGTAGGTGCGGCTGCGGTCGAAATCGGGCATGCTATGGGCGCGCGCGTCATCGCCTGCGCCAGCGGCGCGGCCAAGCTGGAGGCGGCCCGCGCCGCTGGGGCAGACCACCTGATCGACGCCGAGACGGACGATATCCGTGCAGCCTGCAAAGCCTTTGGCGGGGTTGATGTGGTATACGACCCCGTCGGCGGCGACCAGTTCAAGGCTGCATTTCGCGCTTGCCGGCCCGAGGCGCGCATCCTGTCCATTGGATTTGCCAGCGGGGACGTGCCGCAAATCCCGGCCAACCACCTCTTGGTCAAAAACCTGACCGTTATGGGCCTTTATTGGGGGGGCTACATGTCCTTTGCACCCGATATTCTGACCGCATCCCTCGCCACGTTGCTAGAGTGGACGGCGGCGGGCCGCATCGCACCCCGCGCCCACCATAGCTATCCACTGGACCGCGCGATGGAAGGCCTGGAGATGCTGCGCACCCGGCGTTCTACCGGCAAGATCGTGGTGACGATGCAATAA
- a CDS encoding helix-turn-helix domain-containing protein, with the protein MPHPVDVHVGKRIRHRRWLAGMTQQQLAESVGIKFQQIQKYETGANRVSASRLWDIAGAMEVGVGFFFEGIETSEMPASAPVHAARGGPADLLGDKEALDLVRSYYAIPENQRRRLFDLARVLSDVA; encoded by the coding sequence ATGCCCCATCCCGTTGACGTACATGTTGGTAAGCGAATTCGGCACCGGCGCTGGCTGGCCGGCATGACGCAGCAGCAGCTGGCAGAGAGTGTCGGCATCAAATTCCAGCAAATCCAAAAGTATGAGACGGGGGCCAATCGGGTCAGCGCGTCGCGGCTTTGGGATATTGCAGGCGCGATGGAGGTCGGTGTCGGCTTCTTCTTTGAGGGGATTGAAACGTCCGAGATGCCCGCCTCTGCGCCCGTACATGCCGCACGCGGCGGTCCTGCGGACCTGCTCGGCGATAAGGAAGCGCTGGACTTGGTGCGCTCCTACTACGCAATTCCCGAAAACCAGCGCCGTCGCTTGTTCGATCTGGCGCGCGTTCTCAGCGACGTCGCCTAG
- a CDS encoding inositol monophosphatase family protein — MRDPSQTEQIIGAAHAAADAARLAILPYFRLDTLTAENKYAPGSATESDFDPVTAADRAAEIAMRDVLRRMCPNDAIVGEEFDAQAGTSGLTWVLDPIDGTRGFLAGTPTWGVLIAAVDASGPIYGIIDQPYMAERFEGGLGRSDMTGPLGARALRVRGSRPLAEATVMTTFPTVGTPGEGAAFASVAGSARMVRYGYDCYAYALLAMGQIDLVIEAGLNAYDICAPIAVIEAAGGIVTDWQGAPAHSGGRVVAAAGAVQHAAALAILGDVA, encoded by the coding sequence ATGCGCGACCCCTCCCAAACAGAGCAGATTATAGGCGCCGCCCATGCGGCTGCGGATGCGGCGCGCCTTGCCATTCTGCCCTATTTTCGGCTGGATACTCTGACAGCCGAGAATAAATACGCGCCCGGCTCGGCCACCGAAAGCGATTTTGATCCGGTAACAGCCGCAGACCGCGCCGCAGAGATAGCGATGCGCGACGTTTTGCGCCGTATGTGCCCCAATGATGCGATCGTCGGCGAAGAGTTCGACGCGCAAGCGGGCACGAGTGGCCTGACATGGGTACTGGACCCGATCGACGGCACGCGCGGCTTCTTGGCAGGTACGCCGACATGGGGTGTCCTGATCGCGGCGGTCGACGCATCCGGCCCGATTTACGGCATAATCGACCAGCCCTACATGGCCGAACGGTTCGAAGGCGGGCTGGGCCGGTCGGACATGACAGGGCCGCTGGGCGCGCGGGCCCTGCGCGTTCGTGGATCGCGGCCATTGGCCGAGGCGACGGTAATGACCACTTTTCCAACAGTCGGCACGCCCGGCGAGGGCGCAGCATTTGCCAGCGTTGCAGGCAGTGCGCGCATGGTGCGGTATGGCTATGATTGCTATGCCTATGCTCTGCTGGCGATGGGGCAGATCGATCTGGTCATTGAGGCGGGCCTGAATGCCTACGACATTTGCGCGCCCATCGCGGTAATTGAGGCGGCAGGCGGCATTGTTACTGATTGGCAGGGCGCCCCTGCGCATAGCGGCGGGCGCGTCGTTGCAGCCGCAGGTGCGGTGCAGCACGCAGCGGCGCTGGCAATCTTGGGCGATGTGGCCTGA
- a CDS encoding CAP domain-containing protein, giving the protein MRFILAICLALACAAPLAAQAVEDMAAAAGPQLNEIRARNGLGPLSPSAGLTQAAAAHASDMQANGFFSHTGSNGLGIGDRARAAGYGFCFIAENIAKGQGGLGQVLDGWMGSTGHRRNILSDGAQEFALVRAPGDIWVMVLGRPGC; this is encoded by the coding sequence ATGCGCTTCATTCTGGCCATCTGCCTCGCCCTCGCCTGCGCCGCGCCGCTCGCTGCACAGGCGGTCGAGGATATGGCCGCCGCCGCAGGCCCGCAGTTGAACGAGATCCGCGCGCGCAACGGCCTCGGGCCGCTTTCGCCGAGTGCGGGACTGACGCAGGCGGCGGCGGCCCATGCCAGCGATATGCAGGCGAACGGGTTTTTCAGTCATACCGGATCGAATGGCCTTGGCATTGGCGATCGTGCCCGCGCCGCCGGGTACGGATTTTGCTTTATCGCTGAAAACATCGCCAAAGGGCAGGGCGGTTTGGGCCAAGTGCTGGATGGCTGGATGGGCTCGACCGGGCACCGTCGCAATATCCTGAGCGATGGCGCGCAGGAGTTCGCGCTGGTTCGTGCCCCCGGCGACATATGGGTGATGGTGCTGGGTCGGCCCGGGTGCTGA
- the mgtE gene encoding magnesium transporter, with amino-acid sequence MSQEDTTPDAPVEDERDDTYDLDRHAVARIIHAVDNGDRDALIAEMEPLHPADIADLLEQISAFDRRRVIELYGDEFDGDILSELHESIREEVLNYLSPEVLAVAVRELDSDDVVDLVEDLEDDQQNAILEVLEDSDRIAVRQSLNYPEYSAGRLMQREFVMAPEHWNVGEAIDFMRNETELPEQFYHIMLVDPKLHPIGNVTLGKLMSSRREVMLTSLVEDTFHVIPVAQDEGDVAYAFNQYHLISAPVVDENDRLVGVITIDDAMAVLDEEHEEDILRLAGVGEGGLNDNFFETTKQRFPWLAVNLVTAILASLVIAQFEATIAGFVALAVLMPIVASMGGNAGTQSLTVSVRAIATRDLTGSNVWRVIRREVTVGLINGLIFAVVMGIIGVIWFGSPALGYVIGTAMVINLVVAGLAGTGIPVLLEKAGIDPALASGAFVTTVTDIVGFLAFLGLAALFLL; translated from the coding sequence ATGAGCCAAGAAGATACCACCCCCGACGCACCCGTTGAGGACGAGCGCGACGACACCTACGATCTGGATCGGCACGCTGTTGCGCGTATCATCCATGCGGTCGACAATGGAGACCGCGACGCCCTGATCGCCGAGATGGAGCCATTGCACCCGGCCGACATCGCCGACCTTCTTGAGCAAATCAGCGCCTTCGATCGCCGCCGCGTAATCGAGCTTTATGGCGACGAATTCGACGGCGATATCCTGTCAGAGCTACACGAGTCGATCCGCGAAGAGGTGCTGAACTATCTCAGCCCCGAGGTTCTGGCCGTCGCCGTGCGCGAGCTGGACAGCGACGACGTGGTCGATCTGGTCGAAGACCTGGAGGACGACCAGCAGAACGCCATTCTTGAGGTGCTGGAGGACAGCGACCGCATCGCGGTGCGCCAGTCCCTGAACTATCCCGAATACTCTGCCGGACGCCTGATGCAGCGCGAATTCGTGATGGCGCCGGAGCATTGGAACGTCGGCGAAGCCATTGATTTCATGCGCAATGAGACCGAACTGCCTGAGCAATTCTATCACATCATGCTCGTCGATCCCAAACTGCACCCGATCGGGAACGTAACGCTGGGAAAACTGATGTCTTCGCGGCGCGAAGTGATGCTGACCAGCCTCGTGGAGGATACGTTTCACGTCATCCCCGTCGCGCAGGACGAGGGCGATGTCGCCTATGCGTTCAACCAGTATCACCTGATTTCGGCCCCGGTCGTAGACGAGAACGACCGCCTTGTCGGCGTAATCACCATCGACGATGCGATGGCAGTACTGGACGAAGAGCACGAAGAGGACATTCTGCGCCTCGCTGGCGTCGGCGAGGGTGGACTGAACGACAATTTCTTTGAGACGACCAAGCAACGCTTCCCTTGGCTGGCGGTTAACCTCGTCACGGCCATCCTTGCTTCGCTGGTAATCGCCCAGTTCGAGGCGACCATTGCCGGGTTCGTAGCGCTTGCCGTTTTGATGCCGATCGTCGCGTCAATGGGCGGCAATGCGGGCACGCAAAGCCTGACAGTCTCGGTTCGGGCAATCGCCACGCGCGACTTGACCGGGTCAAACGTTTGGCGGGTTATCCGGCGCGAGGTGACGGTAGGGCTGATCAATGGTCTGATCTTTGCGGTTGTGATGGGCATCATTGGCGTTATCTGGTTTGGCAGCCCGGCGCTGGGCTATGTTATCGGGACGGCAATGGTAATTAACCTTGTCGTTGCGGGCCTCGCCGGCACCGGCATCCCTGTGCTGCTGGAAAAGGCAGGTATTGATCCTGCGCTTGCCTCGGGCGCGTTTGTGACGACGGTTACGGATATCGTCGGTTTCCTCGCGTTTCTCGGGCTTGCCGCGCTGTTTCTGCTGTGA
- a CDS encoding 5-formyltetrahydrofolate cyclo-ligase, whose amino-acid sequence MSDLAAIKLAARKAAFIRRAAAHAARTGASAAHLSEVLAGYRGAPLAGYMPMRTEIDPLPAMEEAASRGPVCVPVIVGAGQPLAFSRWTPGGAMKDGPFGARVPEVEDFITPQVLIVPLVAFDRAGGRLGYGGGFYDRTLERLRARGAVLAIGYAYSAQEAEDLPLEPTDQPLDMIVTEREIIEFQPG is encoded by the coding sequence GTGAGCGATCTGGCCGCGATCAAGCTAGCGGCGCGCAAGGCGGCGTTTATACGCCGCGCTGCTGCCCATGCCGCACGCACCGGTGCATCAGCCGCGCATTTGTCGGAAGTGCTGGCCGGATATCGCGGCGCACCTTTGGCAGGTTACATGCCCATGCGCACAGAAATAGATCCACTACCCGCGATGGAGGAGGCGGCCTCGCGCGGGCCTGTTTGCGTGCCAGTGATTGTGGGCGCAGGCCAGCCATTGGCCTTTTCACGCTGGACACCCGGCGGCGCGATGAAGGACGGGCCGTTCGGCGCGCGCGTCCCTGAAGTCGAAGATTTCATCACACCTCAAGTCCTGATTGTGCCGCTGGTTGCGTTTGACCGTGCTGGCGGGCGACTGGGATACGGCGGCGGCTTTTACGACCGTACACTGGAGAGGCTGCGCGCGCGCGGCGCCGTACTGGCCATTGGCTATGCCTATTCCGCGCAAGAGGCAGAGGACCTGCCGCTGGAGCCGACAGATCAGCCGCTGGACATGATCGTAACGGAGCGCGAGATAATCGAATTCCAGCCGGGCTGA
- a CDS encoding TIGR00282 family metallophosphoesterase, translating to MKLLFLGDVMGRGGRRAIAETLPRLRADWGLDFVVVNGENATGGMGLSGEHARGILDAGADCVTLGDHAFDQKDMLRAIEGEPRIIRPLNFAKGAPGRGHRVFTDARGRKVLVTQVLGQVFMKRPFDDPFSALDTVLRAHVLGGAVQAAIVDIHCEATSEKMGVGHFCDGRASLVVGTHTHIPTADAQVLPRGTAYLSDAGMCGDYNSVIGMEKDEPLRRFVTGMPKGRFAPAMAEVTLSGVYIETDDRTGRATRIEMVRQGGRLAQAGP from the coding sequence ATGAAGCTACTTTTCTTGGGCGATGTAATGGGGCGCGGTGGGCGCCGGGCGATTGCGGAAACGCTGCCGCGGCTGCGTGCCGATTGGGGCCTCGATTTCGTCGTGGTTAACGGCGAGAATGCGACCGGCGGCATGGGCCTGAGCGGGGAACACGCACGCGGCATTCTCGACGCGGGCGCCGATTGCGTCACTCTGGGCGATCACGCGTTCGATCAAAAGGACATGCTGCGCGCGATTGAGGGCGAGCCGCGCATCATCCGCCCGCTAAACTTTGCCAAGGGCGCGCCGGGCCGGGGCCACCGTGTTTTCACCGATGCGCGCGGGCGCAAGGTGCTGGTGACGCAAGTGCTGGGGCAGGTGTTCATGAAGCGGCCGTTTGATGATCCGTTCTCGGCGCTTGATACCGTTTTGCGCGCTCATGTTCTGGGCGGGGCCGTGCAGGCCGCCATCGTTGACATTCACTGCGAGGCGACAAGCGAGAAGATGGGCGTCGGCCATTTTTGCGACGGGCGCGCGTCTCTAGTTGTTGGCACGCACACACATATCCCGACTGCCGATGCCCAGGTATTGCCGCGCGGCACCGCCTACCTCAGTGACGCGGGAATGTGCGGCGATTACAATAGCGTTATCGGCATGGAAAAGGACGAGCCTTTGCGCCGCTTCGTCACGGGAATGCCCAAAGGCCGCTTCGCACCCGCGATGGCCGAAGTCACGCTATCGGGCGTCTATATTGAGACCGACGATCGCACTGGCCGCGCCACCCGCATCGAGATGGTCCGCCAAGGAGGGCGCCTGGCGCAGGCAGGGCCATGA
- a CDS encoding DMT family transporter, with the protein MSARDLGPYAVLLVMGMGWGLSVPLAKIAVSTGHQPLGLIFWQEVVIVALLGAICAVRRRRLELGTQYWRLYAVIALCGAVLPDIFFYLAAARLPGGIMAIIISSVPLFSLPIALALGNETFAWRRVLGLSFGIAGILLLIGPDASLPERAMAAFIPVALMAPLLYATEGNLVAKWGTQGLDPMQAILGAALLGMAITLPLAVVTGQWINPMDSFGAAEGALVASAAIHGLVYAVYVWLVGRAGSVFAAQTSYLVTGCGVLWSMLLLHERYAVWVWVALGIMMIGIAMVQPRRSASQLAPVQPIGDDSLNS; encoded by the coding sequence ATGAGCGCGCGCGATCTGGGCCCCTACGCGGTCCTGTTGGTGATGGGAATGGGCTGGGGCCTGAGCGTGCCACTGGCCAAGATCGCGGTCAGCACCGGCCACCAGCCATTGGGCCTAATTTTCTGGCAAGAGGTCGTGATCGTTGCCCTTTTGGGCGCAATCTGCGCCGTGCGCCGTAGGCGGCTGGAGCTGGGCACACAGTACTGGCGGCTCTATGCGGTTATCGCGCTGTGCGGTGCGGTGTTGCCCGACATATTCTTTTATCTTGCGGCAGCCAGACTGCCGGGCGGAATAATGGCGATCATCATCTCCAGTGTGCCGCTCTTTTCGTTGCCCATTGCGCTGGCGCTGGGGAACGAGACGTTTGCATGGCGCCGCGTGCTGGGCCTCAGCTTTGGGATTGCGGGCATATTGCTGTTAATTGGTCCCGATGCCAGCCTGCCTGAGCGGGCCATGGCCGCGTTTATACCCGTCGCCCTGATGGCGCCGCTGCTATACGCAACCGAGGGTAATCTAGTGGCGAAATGGGGCACCCAAGGGCTAGATCCGATGCAGGCCATTCTGGGCGCGGCGCTGCTGGGCATGGCCATTACGTTGCCACTGGCGGTAGTTACGGGCCAGTGGATTAATCCTATGGACAGCTTTGGCGCGGCTGAGGGGGCACTGGTCGCGTCGGCAGCGATCCACGGGCTGGTCTATGCCGTCTATGTCTGGCTGGTCGGCCGGGCAGGGTCGGTGTTCGCCGCGCAGACCAGTTATCTGGTCACCGGCTGCGGCGTCCTATGGTCGATGCTACTGCTACACGAGCGATACGCCGTCTGGGTCTGGGTCGCACTGGGAATCATGATGATCGGCATCGCCATGGTTCAACCCCGACGGTCGGCGTCTCAGCTTGCGCCGGTGCAACCCATCGGCGACGATAGCCTGAACTCATAG
- a CDS encoding SLC13 family permease, which produces MTLGVVGVMFFFFIREVYPTEVVALAGAAAMLALGLLPYDAALNVLSNPAPWTIAVMFIIMGALVRTGALEAFTSLADRHARTNPKLAVGMMLGLVIFGSAVMNNTPVVVVMIPVFVQLARTMKISASRLLIPLSYAAILGGTLTLIGTSTNLLVDGVARAQGLEPFGIFEITPLAAVLVVWGMFYLRFIGPMLLPHRDSMADMLSDRSRMKFFTEAVIPPESNLIGREVSGVQLFKREGVRLIDVVRGDQSLRRDLSGVTLEVGDLIVLRTQMTELLSLQNDKSLRRVDQLSAVETSTVEVLITPGCKMVGRSLGSLRLRRRYGVYPLAVHRRNQNIGRQLDSLIVKIGDTLLLEGAPEDIKRLASEMDMVDVSQPSARAYRRGHAPLAIAALIAIVALAGLGVAPILALAVVAVAAVLLARCIDADEAFSFVDGRLLALIFSMLAIGAALEESGAVALIVGAVAPSLLLLPGVLVIYSVYLLTSVLTEMISNNAVAVVVTPIAIGLGTAMGIDPRPLVVAVMVAASASFATPIGYQTNTLVYGPGGYRFTDFLRIGVPLNLSVGLLASAIIPLIWPL; this is translated from the coding sequence ATGACGCTGGGCGTTGTCGGGGTGATGTTCTTTTTCTTCATCCGCGAGGTGTATCCGACCGAGGTGGTGGCCCTGGCGGGGGCCGCCGCGATGCTGGCGCTGGGCCTTTTGCCCTATGATGCCGCGCTAAACGTGCTGTCGAACCCGGCGCCGTGGACCATTGCGGTGATGTTCATCATCATGGGCGCGCTGGTGCGCACCGGCGCGTTAGAGGCGTTTACGTCGCTCGCCGATCGCCACGCGCGCACCAATCCGAAGCTGGCTGTAGGTATGATGCTGGGGCTTGTCATCTTTGGCTCTGCCGTGATGAACAACACGCCGGTGGTGGTCGTTATGATCCCCGTTTTTGTTCAACTTGCGCGCACGATGAAGATCTCGGCCTCGCGCCTGCTGATCCCGCTCAGCTATGCTGCGATCCTCGGGGGTACGTTGACGCTGATCGGAACCTCGACGAACCTGCTGGTCGACGGTGTGGCCCGCGCGCAAGGATTAGAGCCGTTCGGCATATTCGAGATCACACCGCTGGCTGCTGTGCTGGTGGTTTGGGGCATGTTCTACCTGCGCTTCATCGGGCCAATGCTCTTGCCGCACCGCGACAGCATGGCTGACATGCTGTCCGACCGCAGCCGGATGAAATTCTTTACGGAGGCCGTAATTCCCCCCGAAAGCAACCTGATCGGGCGCGAGGTTTCGGGCGTGCAACTGTTCAAGCGTGAGGGTGTGCGCCTGATCGACGTGGTGCGGGGCGATCAATCGCTGCGCCGCGATTTGTCGGGTGTCACGCTAGAGGTGGGTGATCTGATCGTTTTGCGCACGCAGATGACAGAACTGTTGAGCCTGCAAAATGACAAAAGTTTGCGCCGCGTCGATCAGCTTTCGGCTGTTGAGACCTCGACCGTTGAGGTGCTGATCACGCCGGGTTGCAAAATGGTGGGACGCTCGCTGGGCTCGCTACGCCTGCGGCGGCGTTACGGTGTCTATCCGCTGGCAGTGCACCGTCGAAATCAGAATATCGGCAGGCAGCTCGACAGCCTGATCGTCAAGATTGGCGACACATTGCTACTGGAAGGCGCACCCGAGGATATTAAGCGCTTAGCCTCGGAAATGGATATGGTCGATGTCTCGCAGCCGTCGGCGCGCGCGTATCGGCGGGGCCATGCGCCCCTCGCCATCGCCGCGCTGATCGCCATCGTCGCGCTGGCCGGGTTGGGCGTGGCGCCCATTCTTGCGCTGGCGGTTGTGGCGGTCGCCGCAGTCCTGCTCGCGCGCTGCATCGACGCGGATGAGGCGTTCTCCTTTGTTGACGGACGGCTGCTGGCGCTGATTTTCTCCATGCTGGCCATCGGTGCGGCGTTGGAGGAAAGCGGCGCGGTCGCGTTGATTGTGGGCGCCGTCGCGCCGTCGCTGTTACTGCTACCGGGTGTTCTTGTGATATATTCGGTCTATCTGCTTACCTCCGTGCTGACCGAGATGATCAGCAATAATGCGGTTGCCGTCGTCGTTACGCCAATTGCCATCGGGCTGGGGACTGCCATGGGGATCGATCCGCGCCCTCTGGTCGTGGCGGTCATGGTCGCTGCCAGCGCTAGCTTTGCCACGCCCATCGGGTACCAGACCAACACGCTGGTCTACGGCCCTGGCGGCTATCGATTTACCGATTTTTTACGCATCGGCGTGCCCCTGAACCTGAGCGTTGGGCTGCTGGCATCCGCGATTATTCCGCTTATCTGGCCGCTGTAG
- a CDS encoding YebC/PmpR family DNA-binding transcriptional regulator: MAGHSKWANIQHRKGRQDAVRAKLFSKLSKEITVAAKMGDPDPEKNPRLRMAVKEAKTQSVPKDVIDRAIKKSQIGDSEDYEEIRYEGYGPNGVAVIVEAMTDNRNRTASTVRSTFAKNGGNLGETGSVGFMFERKGEVVYPADVGDADTVMMAAIEAGAEDVESGEDGHTVWCADTDLNEVSTALEAELGESEATRLAFRPVTTTEMDLEAMQKLMKLIDALEDDDDVQRVTTNFEASDEVMEQL; encoded by the coding sequence ATGGCCGGCCACTCCAAATGGGCAAATATTCAGCATCGCAAGGGGCGGCAAGACGCTGTGCGCGCCAAGCTATTCTCGAAGCTGAGTAAGGAAATCACCGTCGCTGCAAAGATGGGCGACCCCGATCCCGAAAAAAACCCACGTTTGCGCATGGCCGTCAAAGAGGCCAAGACGCAATCGGTGCCCAAGGATGTGATCGACCGCGCGATCAAAAAATCCCAGATCGGCGATAGCGAGGATTACGAGGAAATTCGCTATGAGGGCTATGGCCCCAACGGCGTCGCCGTCATTGTTGAGGCGATGACCGATAATCGCAATCGCACCGCCAGCACGGTGCGCAGCACCTTCGCCAAGAATGGCGGAAATCTGGGCGAGACGGGCAGCGTCGGCTTCATGTTCGAGCGTAAGGGCGAGGTGGTTTATCCTGCCGATGTTGGCGATGCCGATACCGTCATGATGGCCGCGATTGAGGCAGGCGCCGAGGATGTTGAATCGGGCGAGGACGGGCATACCGTCTGGTGCGCCGATACCGACCTCAATGAGGTATCGACCGCACTGGAGGCAGAGTTGGGAGAGAGCGAGGCGACACGTCTCGCATTTCGGCCAGTGACGACGACCGAAATGGATCTGGAGGCGATGCAGAAGCTGATGAAGCTGATTGATGCCCTGGAGGATGACGATGACGTGCAGCGCGTCACGACCAACTTCGAGGCGTCCGACGAGGTGATGGAACAGCTCTAG
- a CDS encoding HNH endonuclease, with translation MQGDFRTNFVHAPGGLRHHPALVLNADYRPLSYYPLSLWSWQDAIKAVWLDRVDIVAEYDQMVHSPSTQIRIPSVIVLKDFVKPQKRVAFTRFNLFLRDEFRCQYCGARGDLTFDHVVPRASGGRSSWLNVVAACARCNLSKAAKSLSRSGMTLRRPPRVPGAEELRNLGRKFPPGHLHDSWLDFLYWDAELEA, from the coding sequence ATGCAAGGCGATTTCAGGACAAACTTTGTGCACGCGCCGGGTGGGCTGCGGCATCACCCGGCGCTGGTATTGAACGCGGATTACCGCCCGCTTAGCTACTATCCCCTATCGCTTTGGTCGTGGCAGGATGCGATCAAGGCAGTATGGCTCGACCGGGTGGATATCGTGGCCGAGTACGACCAGATGGTTCATTCGCCCAGCACGCAAATACGGATCCCGTCGGTTATCGTCCTCAAAGATTTCGTAAAACCGCAGAAGCGCGTGGCATTCACGCGCTTCAATCTTTTTCTCAGAGACGAGTTTCGGTGTCAGTATTGCGGGGCGCGGGGGGATCTGACCTTTGACCACGTCGTCCCGCGCGCCAGCGGTGGACGTAGCAGTTGGCTGAACGTGGTCGCCGCCTGCGCGCGGTGCAACCTGTCCAAGGCCGCCAAAAGCCTGTCGCGGTCCGGTATGACCCTGCGCAGGCCGCCCCGCGTGCCCGGCGCGGAGGAATTGCGCAATTTAGGCCGCAAATTTCCACCCGGCCACCTGCATGATAGCTGGCTCGACTTCCTTTATTGGGACGCCGAGCTGGAGGCGTAA